Proteins from a genomic interval of Kaistia defluvii:
- a CDS encoding CvpA family protein, protein MPVTILDGVVFVVILISAMLAMVRGFVREVLSVASWALAAAAAFFFYKSLLPFVEPYIANKNVAIIATAAGIFFIALIIASYIAMKISDFVIDSRVGLLDRILGFCFGVARGLLLVVIAFAFLSWILSDRQPAWVANAQSAPILKSLADKLVAALPEDIEKTIQDRLHGKGEEATQPTDAPAEDAPDATPNAAPAQPDAPQTAPNPGYGTQERQGLDNLFDNSGDPPAEEPDQTPAPD, encoded by the coding sequence ATGCCGGTCACGATTCTTGACGGTGTGGTCTTTGTCGTCATTCTCATCTCGGCGATGCTGGCCATGGTGCGCGGCTTTGTCCGCGAAGTGCTGTCGGTTGCCTCCTGGGCGCTCGCCGCCGCTGCCGCCTTCTTCTTCTACAAGTCGCTGCTGCCCTTCGTAGAGCCCTATATCGCCAACAAGAACGTGGCGATCATCGCGACGGCCGCCGGCATTTTCTTCATCGCGCTCATCATCGCCAGCTACATTGCGATGAAAATCTCGGATTTCGTCATCGACAGCCGCGTCGGCCTGCTCGACCGCATCCTGGGCTTCTGCTTCGGCGTGGCGCGCGGCCTGCTGCTGGTCGTCATCGCCTTCGCCTTCCTGTCCTGGATCCTTTCCGACCGGCAGCCGGCATGGGTTGCGAACGCGCAAAGCGCGCCTATCTTGAAGTCACTCGCGGACAAACTCGTCGCGGCGCTGCCGGAAGACATCGAGAAGACCATTCAGGACCGGCTGCACGGCAAGGGCGAGGAAGCAACGCAGCCGACGGATGCGCCTGCCGAGGATGCGCCGGACGCGACGCCCAATGCGGCGCCGGCCCAGCCCGACGCGCCGCAGACGGCGCCGAATCCCGGTTACGGCACGCAGGAACGCCAAGGTCTCGACAACCTGTTCGACAATAGCGGCGACCCACCGGCCGAAGAGCCGGACCAGACGCCGGCACCGGACTGA
- a CDS encoding cyclopropane-fatty-acyl-phospholipid synthase family protein: protein MNRLLINYLSGVLKRGSLEIIDAKGRLHRFGDGSGVPVRVRFTSAAAERAVIMNPELKLGETFMDGGFVVEQGSIYDFLEVVLQNTGGGGRSWWMRAVYRLRVWTRRFRQWNTPFRARQNVAHHYDLDGRLYSLFLDSDQQYSCAYFETPDTGLEEAQVAKKRHLAAKLALAPGQKVLDIGSGWGGLGLYLATHADVDVTGVTLSEEQHKVSNARAAAMNLAERASFKLQDYRALKTQFDRIISVGMFEHVGVGHFREYFEQVRRLLTEDGVMVLHAIGRFDEPGETNSWIQKYIFPGGYIPSLSEVFPAIEKAGLKVTDVEILRLHYAETLKAWRERFLARRAEALALYDEAFCRMWEFYLAASETAFRYQDMMIFQIQIVRDQNALPLTRDYIWQAEEALRLRDHAGQRPSLKIAGNG, encoded by the coding sequence ATGAACCGGTTGCTCATCAACTATCTGTCAGGCGTCCTGAAGCGTGGATCGCTTGAAATCATCGACGCCAAGGGAAGGCTCCACCGCTTCGGCGATGGCAGCGGCGTTCCAGTCCGCGTCCGCTTCACCTCGGCGGCGGCCGAGCGGGCGGTCATCATGAACCCCGAGCTGAAGCTCGGCGAAACCTTCATGGATGGCGGCTTCGTGGTCGAGCAGGGCTCGATCTACGATTTCCTGGAAGTGGTCCTGCAGAACACCGGTGGCGGCGGCCGCTCCTGGTGGATGCGCGCGGTGTACCGGCTGCGCGTCTGGACCCGGCGCTTCCGGCAGTGGAACACGCCGTTCCGCGCGCGCCAGAACGTCGCCCACCACTATGATCTCGACGGGCGGCTCTATTCGCTGTTCCTCGACAGCGACCAGCAATATTCCTGCGCCTATTTCGAGACGCCCGACACCGGCCTGGAAGAAGCGCAGGTCGCCAAGAAACGGCACCTCGCGGCCAAGCTGGCGCTGGCGCCCGGCCAGAAGGTGCTGGATATCGGCTCCGGCTGGGGCGGCCTCGGCCTGTACCTGGCGACCCATGCCGATGTCGACGTCACCGGCGTGACGCTGTCGGAGGAGCAGCACAAGGTCTCGAATGCCCGCGCCGCCGCGATGAACCTCGCCGAACGCGCCTCGTTCAAGCTGCAGGACTACCGGGCGCTCAAGACGCAGTTCGACCGCATCATCTCCGTCGGCATGTTCGAGCATGTCGGCGTGGGCCATTTCCGCGAATATTTCGAGCAGGTCCGCCGGCTCCTGACCGAAGACGGCGTGATGGTCCTGCATGCGATCGGCCGCTTCGATGAGCCCGGCGAGACCAATTCCTGGATCCAGAAATACATCTTCCCGGGCGGCTATATCCCGTCGCTCTCGGAAGTGTTCCCGGCGATCGAGAAGGCGGGCTTGAAGGTCACGGACGTCGAGATCCTCCGGCTTCATTACGCCGAGACGCTGAAGGCCTGGCGCGAGCGATTCCTCGCCCGGCGTGCCGAGGCGCTGGCGCTCTACGACGAGGCCTTCTGCCGGATGTGGGAGTTCTACCTCGCCGCATCCGAGACGGCGTTCCGCTATCAGGACATGATGATCTTCCAGATCCAGATCGTCCGCGACCAGAACGCGCTTCCGCTGACGCGCGACTATATCTGGCAGGCCGAGGAAGCCCTGCGCCTCCGCGACCATGCCGGCCAGCGGCCTTCCCTGAAAATCGCCGGAAACGGCTAG
- the rpsR gene encoding 30S ribosomal protein S18 has protein sequence MADIGTTSTSSGQRRPFFRRRKTCPFSGANAPKIDYKDIRLLQRYISERGKIVPSRITAVSAKKQRELAQAIKRARFLGLIPYVIK, from the coding sequence ATGGCTGACATCGGCACCACCAGCACCTCCAGCGGCCAGCGCCGCCCGTTCTTCCGTCGTCGGAAGACCTGCCCGTTCTCCGGCGCCAACGCGCCGAAGATCGACTACAAGGACATCCGTCTCCTGCAGCGCTACATTTCCGAGCGCGGCAAGATCGTTCCGTCCCGCATCACGGCGGTCTCCGCCAAGAAGCAGCGCGAGCTCGCCCAGGCGATCAAGCGCGCACGCTTCCTCGGCCTGATCCCCTACGTGATCAAGTAA
- the radA gene encoding DNA repair protein RadA: protein MARAKIQYICQNCGAVSPRWQGRCEACGEWNTMVEESASGGIGGGPAKGPAKRGRIVELQALSGGSNETPRIPSGIAELDRVTGGGFVRGSALLVGGDPGIGKSTLLLQASAALAAKGERVVYISGEEAIAQVRLRAERMGVAHTPVALAAETSVEDILATLQAGPVPALVILDSIQTLWTETAESAPGTVTQVRASAQAMIRYAKHSGATLVLVGHVTKDGQIAGPRVVEHMVDAVLYFEGEGGKQFRILRAVKNRFGATDEIGVFEMTGSGLREVPNPSELFLGERNAASPGAAVFAGMEGSRPVLVEIQALVAPSLLGTPRRAVVGWDSGRLAMVIAVLESHCGVKLGSNDVYLAVAGGLKITEPAADLAVASALVSSLSGIALPADCVYFGEVSLSGAVRPVVHAAQRLKEAQKLGFGRAVLPAASIDKEANLGPGLQGIDQLAGLVAMIAASGTRPEQRAVPDPAARRRSSVADEALDS, encoded by the coding sequence ATGGCGCGGGCCAAGATCCAGTACATCTGCCAGAACTGCGGCGCGGTCAGCCCGCGCTGGCAGGGCCGCTGCGAAGCCTGCGGCGAATGGAACACGATGGTCGAGGAAAGCGCCTCGGGCGGCATTGGCGGCGGCCCCGCCAAGGGCCCGGCCAAGCGCGGCCGCATCGTCGAGCTGCAGGCGCTCTCCGGCGGCAGCAACGAGACGCCCCGCATCCCTTCCGGCATCGCCGAACTGGACCGCGTTACCGGCGGCGGCTTCGTCCGCGGCTCGGCGCTGCTGGTCGGCGGTGATCCCGGCATCGGCAAGTCGACCCTGCTGCTGCAGGCCTCCGCCGCGCTGGCCGCGAAGGGCGAGCGCGTCGTCTACATTTCCGGCGAAGAGGCGATCGCGCAGGTGCGGCTGCGGGCCGAGCGCATGGGCGTCGCCCACACGCCGGTGGCGCTCGCCGCCGAGACCAGCGTCGAGGACATCCTCGCAACCTTGCAGGCAGGCCCCGTCCCCGCCCTCGTCATCCTCGACTCGATCCAGACGCTCTGGACCGAAACGGCCGAATCGGCGCCGGGCACAGTGACGCAGGTGCGCGCCTCGGCCCAGGCGATGATCCGCTACGCCAAGCACTCCGGAGCGACCCTGGTCCTGGTGGGCCATGTCACCAAGGACGGCCAGATTGCCGGCCCGCGCGTCGTCGAGCACATGGTCGACGCCGTGCTCTATTTCGAAGGCGAAGGCGGCAAGCAGTTCCGCATCCTGCGCGCGGTCAAGAACCGCTTCGGCGCCACCGACGAGATCGGCGTGTTCGAGATGACCGGCAGCGGATTGCGCGAAGTGCCCAATCCGTCGGAGCTCTTCCTCGGCGAACGCAACGCCGCCTCGCCCGGAGCGGCGGTGTTCGCCGGCATGGAGGGATCGCGCCCCGTCCTGGTCGAGATCCAGGCGCTTGTCGCCCCGTCTCTGCTCGGCACGCCGCGCCGCGCCGTCGTCGGCTGGGACTCCGGCCGCCTCGCCATGGTGATCGCCGTGCTCGAATCGCATTGCGGCGTGAAGCTCGGGTCGAACGATGTCTATCTGGCGGTCGCCGGCGGACTGAAAATTACCGAGCCGGCTGCGGATCTCGCGGTCGCTTCCGCGCTGGTCTCCTCGCTCTCCGGTATTGCTCTGCCGGCGGATTGCGTCTATTTCGGCGAGGTCAGTCTGTCGGGAGCCGTCCGACCCGTCGTCCATGCTGCGCAGCGCCTGAAAGAGGCGCAGAAGCTTGGTTTTGGCAGGGCGGTTCTGCCGGCAGCCTCGATCGACAAGGAGGCCAACCTCGGTCCCGGATTGCAGGGGATCGACCAGTTGGCCGGACTTGTTGCGATGATCGCGGCCTCGGGGACGCGGCCAGAACAACGCGCCGTCCCGGATCCGGCGGCAAGACGGCGGTCCAGTGTGGCCGATGAGGCCTTGGATTCGTGA
- the alr gene encoding alanine racemase produces the protein MEHSDPTPSQAPVTAGNRLTIDLAALARNWQSLAARADRAETSAAVKGNAYGIGVEPAVRALARVGCRTFFVALPDEGLRVRAAMPDATIYVLNGLATNLASVHAEATLRPVIGSSGELDEWAAYRAAGGSGNAALHVDTGMNRLGVTFAEAQELAADTGLVDRLGLSLAMSHLACADTPAHPLNASQLATMQDVKALFPGLPVSLANTAGIVLGPDYHFDLVRPGIGLYGGPFVEGMAPLETVVTAEARIVQIRDVPAGQTVGYGAAQTLARPSRIAILSTGYADGYHRAAGSTDSRPGAATFLHGRVAPLVGRVSMDLMAIDVTDIPEAGRGDWVELFGPNMPVADVAAAAGTISYEFLTSLGARYARHYLGDA, from the coding sequence ATGGAACATTCGGATCCCACCCCCAGCCAGGCGCCCGTGACGGCCGGCAACCGGCTGACGATCGACCTCGCCGCGCTGGCGCGAAACTGGCAATCGCTCGCCGCGCGGGCGGACCGCGCGGAGACATCCGCCGCCGTGAAGGGCAATGCCTACGGCATCGGCGTCGAACCCGCCGTACGGGCCCTGGCACGCGTCGGATGCCGCACCTTTTTCGTGGCGCTGCCGGACGAGGGACTGCGAGTCCGCGCCGCCATGCCGGATGCGACGATCTATGTGCTGAACGGGCTCGCCACCAACCTCGCCTCGGTGCATGCCGAGGCGACGCTCCGTCCCGTCATCGGTTCGAGCGGCGAACTGGACGAATGGGCCGCCTATCGCGCCGCGGGCGGCAGCGGCAACGCCGCGCTGCATGTCGATACCGGCATGAACCGGCTCGGCGTCACCTTTGCCGAGGCGCAGGAACTGGCCGCCGATACCGGCCTGGTCGATCGGCTGGGCCTGAGCCTGGCGATGAGCCATCTCGCCTGCGCCGACACCCCGGCCCATCCGCTCAATGCCAGCCAGCTGGCGACGATGCAGGACGTCAAGGCGCTGTTCCCCGGCCTGCCGGTCTCGCTTGCCAACACGGCCGGCATCGTGCTCGGCCCCGATTATCATTTCGACCTCGTGCGCCCCGGCATCGGCCTCTATGGCGGGCCGTTCGTCGAGGGCATGGCGCCGCTCGAGACCGTCGTCACCGCCGAGGCGCGCATCGTGCAGATCCGCGACGTGCCGGCGGGCCAGACGGTCGGCTACGGGGCGGCGCAGACGCTGGCGCGGCCGAGCCGCATCGCCATCCTGTCGACCGGCTATGCCGACGGCTACCACCGCGCGGCCGGCTCTACCGACAGCCGGCCCGGCGCCGCGACCTTCCTGCATGGCCGGGTGGCGCCGCTGGTCGGCCGCGTCTCGATGGACCTGATGGCGATCGACGTCACCGACATCCCGGAGGCCGGACGCGGCGACTGGGTCGAGCTGTTCGGCCCCAACATGCCCGTTGCCGACGTGGCGGCGGCGGCCGGCACGATCAGCTATGAATTCCTGACCAGCCTCGGCGCCCGCTATGCGCGGCATTACCTCGGAGACGCCTGA
- a CDS encoding aldo/keto reductase family oxidoreductase, which translates to MSKINEAGTHKLGDRTVKRLGYGAMQLAGPGVFGPAKDHTAALAVLREALAQGVDHIDTSDFYGPHVTNQLIREALHPYSDDLTIVTKIGARRGADKSWIPAYEPTELTAAVHDNLRNLGLDALDVVNLRIMFDTHGPAEGSIEAPLAVLAELQRQGLVRHIGLSNVTPVQIAEGRRMVEIVCVQNQYNLAHRGDDALIDDLARDGIAYVPFFPLGGFSPLQSSTLNDVATRLGATPMQVALAWLLRRSPNILLIPGTASVAHLRENLAVADLVLPDDALAGLDAIGAK; encoded by the coding sequence ATGTCCAAAATCAATGAGGCCGGCACCCACAAGCTCGGCGATCGCACTGTAAAACGCCTTGGCTATGGCGCGATGCAGCTCGCAGGGCCCGGCGTGTTCGGGCCAGCCAAAGACCATACGGCAGCCCTCGCCGTGCTGCGCGAGGCGCTGGCGCAAGGCGTCGACCACATCGACACCAGCGACTTCTACGGCCCGCACGTCACCAACCAGCTGATCCGCGAGGCGCTGCATCCCTATTCCGACGACCTGACCATCGTCACCAAGATCGGCGCGCGGCGCGGCGCCGACAAATCCTGGATCCCCGCCTACGAGCCGACGGAACTGACGGCGGCGGTTCACGACAACCTCCGCAATCTCGGCCTCGACGCGCTCGACGTTGTGAACCTTCGCATCATGTTCGATACGCATGGCCCGGCCGAAGGATCGATCGAGGCGCCGCTCGCGGTGCTGGCCGAGCTTCAGCGCCAGGGGCTGGTGCGCCATATCGGCCTCAGCAATGTCACCCCGGTGCAGATCGCCGAGGGGCGTCGGATGGTCGAGATCGTCTGCGTGCAGAACCAGTATAATCTCGCCCATCGCGGCGATGACGCGCTGATCGACGATCTCGCCCGCGACGGCATCGCCTATGTGCCGTTCTTCCCGCTCGGCGGCTTCAGTCCGCTGCAGTCCTCGACCCTGAACGACGTCGCGACGCGCCTTGGCGCCACGCCGATGCAAGTGGCGCTGGCCTGGCTGCTGCGCCGTTCGCCGAACATTTTGCTCATTCCCGGCACCGCGTCGGTGGCGCATCTCCGGGAAAACCTCGCCGTCGCCGACCTGGTTCTGCCAGATGATGCTTTGGCAGGGCTGGACGCTATCGGGGCGAAGTAA
- a CDS encoding LysR family transcriptional regulator, whose protein sequence is MTAELSDLNAFVAVARAKGFRDGARLTGGSASALSEAVRRLEAQLGVRLFNRTTRSVQLTEAGRGLLERLAPALAEVQAALDVVNGYRDRPAGVLRLNVPVSAVRLVLPDIVPAFLAVYPEIRLEIIAEDSFVDVLAAGCDAGIRYDERLEQDMIAMPIGPRVQRFATAAAPAYLDRRGRPEHPRDLLEHDCIRGRFSSGSMAAWEFEREGEIVRVEPTGPLIVQAGPATDLAVDAALAGTGILYLFEDWLRPHLDSGALEPVLEPWWQRFSGPFLYYPGRRLVPAPLRAFVDFIRDRPPRP, encoded by the coding sequence ATGACGGCGGAACTGAGCGATCTCAATGCATTCGTGGCGGTGGCCCGCGCCAAGGGATTTCGCGATGGCGCACGGCTTACCGGCGGCAGCGCCTCGGCGCTGAGCGAGGCGGTGCGGCGGCTCGAGGCGCAGCTCGGCGTTCGCCTGTTCAACCGGACGACGCGCAGCGTCCAGCTGACCGAGGCGGGCAGGGGGCTGCTGGAACGGCTGGCGCCGGCATTGGCCGAGGTTCAGGCGGCCCTCGACGTGGTCAATGGCTATCGCGACCGGCCGGCCGGGGTGCTGCGACTGAACGTGCCGGTCAGTGCCGTGCGGCTGGTGCTGCCGGATATCGTCCCCGCCTTCCTGGCGGTCTATCCCGAAATCCGGCTCGAGATCATCGCCGAGGACAGCTTCGTCGACGTCCTGGCCGCCGGCTGCGACGCCGGCATCCGCTACGACGAGCGGCTGGAGCAGGACATGATCGCGATGCCGATCGGGCCTCGCGTCCAGCGCTTCGCGACAGCCGCGGCGCCCGCCTATCTCGATCGTCGCGGCCGGCCGGAACATCCGCGCGACCTGCTGGAGCACGACTGCATCCGTGGGCGCTTTTCCAGCGGATCGATGGCGGCCTGGGAATTCGAGCGCGAGGGCGAGATCGTCCGCGTCGAGCCGACGGGCCCGCTGATCGTGCAGGCGGGGCCGGCCACCGACCTTGCCGTCGACGCCGCGCTGGCTGGCACCGGCATCCTCTATCTGTTCGAGGACTGGTTGCGGCCGCATCTCGACAGCGGCGCGCTGGAGCCGGTGCTCGAGCCCTGGTGGCAGCGCTTCTCCGGGCCGTTTCTCTATTATCCGGGCCGCCGCCTCGTCCCGGCGCCGCTGCGCGCCTTTGTCGATTTCATCCGGGATCGGCCGCCGCGTCCCTGA
- a CDS encoding replicative DNA helicase: MNVPARAAPPQQAEFYRQPPHNIEAEQALLGAILVNNEAFYRVSDFLEPLHFFEPVHKTVYEITSQLIRQNKIANPVTLKNFLPADLAIGELNPAQYLARLAAEATTIINAEDYGRSIYDLALRRSLIGIGEDVVNIAFDAPIDMPPKAQIEDAERRLFALAETGRYDGGFHSFEDALKTAIDMASAAYQRDGHLSGIATGLDDLDRQMGGLQASDLIVLAGRPAMGKTSLVTNIAFNIAKAYRGELQPDGSMKTVNGGIVGFFSLEMSAEQLATRVVAEQSGVSSSHIRRGSIDENQFARVVEASREMARIPLYIDQTGGLSIAQLTARARRLKRQRGLDVLMIDYLQLLQGSGKGQANRVQEITEITTGLKALAKELAVPVIALSQLSRQVEAREDKRPQLSDLRESGSIEQDADVVMFVYRDEYYLKGKMPKEGTEEFFKWQAEMEQVAGTAEVIIGKQRHGPTGTVQLQFEAEITRFSNLAKRDHLPESFE, from the coding sequence ATGAACGTTCCAGCGCGAGCCGCACCGCCGCAGCAAGCCGAATTCTATCGGCAGCCGCCGCATAACATCGAAGCCGAGCAGGCGCTTCTGGGCGCCATCCTCGTCAACAATGAGGCGTTCTATCGCGTCTCGGACTTTCTCGAGCCGCTGCATTTCTTCGAGCCGGTGCACAAGACCGTCTACGAGATCACCTCGCAGCTCATCCGCCAGAACAAGATCGCCAACCCGGTCACGCTGAAGAACTTCCTGCCCGCCGACCTCGCCATCGGCGAGCTCAACCCGGCGCAGTATCTGGCCCGCCTCGCGGCGGAAGCGACCACCATCATCAATGCCGAGGATTACGGCCGCTCGATCTATGACCTGGCGCTCCGCCGCTCGCTGATCGGCATCGGCGAGGACGTCGTCAACATCGCCTTCGACGCGCCGATCGACATGCCGCCCAAGGCGCAGATCGAGGACGCCGAGCGCCGGCTGTTCGCGCTGGCCGAAACCGGCCGCTATGACGGCGGCTTCCACTCCTTCGAGGACGCGCTCAAGACCGCCATCGACATGGCCAGCGCCGCCTATCAGCGCGACGGCCACCTCTCCGGCATCGCCACCGGCCTCGACGATCTCGACCGCCAGATGGGCGGCCTGCAGGCCTCCGATCTGATCGTGCTGGCCGGTCGTCCCGCCATGGGCAAGACCTCGCTCGTTACCAACATCGCCTTCAACATCGCCAAGGCCTATCGCGGCGAATTGCAGCCCGACGGCTCGATGAAAACCGTCAATGGCGGCATTGTCGGCTTCTTCTCGCTGGAAATGTCGGCCGAACAGCTGGCGACACGTGTCGTGGCCGAGCAGTCGGGCGTGTCGTCCTCCCATATCCGCCGTGGTTCGATCGACGAGAACCAGTTCGCCCGCGTCGTCGAGGCATCGCGCGAGATGGCGCGCATCCCGCTCTATATCGACCAGACCGGCGGCCTCTCGATCGCCCAGCTGACCGCCCGCGCCCGCCGCCTGAAGCGCCAGCGCGGCCTCGATGTGCTGATGATCGACTACCTCCAGCTGCTGCAAGGCTCCGGCAAGGGCCAGGCCAACCGCGTGCAGGAAATTACCGAAATCACTACCGGCCTGAAGGCGCTTGCCAAGGAACTGGCCGTGCCGGTGATTGCGCTGTCGCAGCTCTCGCGTCAGGTCGAGGCGCGCGAAGACAAGCGGCCGCAGCTTTCCGATCTGCGCGAATCGGGCTCGATCGAGCAGGACGCCGACGTGGTGATGTTCGTGTATCGCGACGAGTACTACCTGAAGGGCAAGATGCCGAAGGAAGGCACCGAGGAGTTCTTCAAGTGGCAGGCGGAGATGGAGCAGGTCGCCGGCACGGCTGAGGTCATCATCGGCAAGCAGCGCCACGGCCCCACCGGCACGGTCCAGTTGCAGTTCGAGGCCGAGATCACGCGCTTCTCGAATCTCGCCAAGCGCGACCACCTGCCGGAATCCTTCGAATAG
- the rpsF gene encoding 30S ribosomal protein S6 translates to MPLYEHVFLSRQDVSAQQVEALTEQFKGLIEANGGTVSKIEQWGLKSVAFRIRKNRKAHYTLINIDAPAAAMAELERQQRMNEDVLRILTLKVEAHEEGQSAMLQKRDRDDGDRGGRFGDRGDRPRGGFGGGGGGFRGDREGGAGGGFRGERRPRSDESEGAAE, encoded by the coding sequence ATGCCGCTTTATGAGCACGTATTTCTGTCGCGACAGGACGTGTCCGCACAGCAGGTCGAAGCACTTACCGAGCAGTTCAAGGGCCTCATCGAGGCCAATGGCGGCACGGTCAGCAAGATCGAGCAGTGGGGCCTGAAGTCTGTTGCGTTCCGCATTCGCAAGAATCGCAAGGCGCACTACACGCTGATCAACATCGACGCACCGGCGGCCGCCATGGCCGAGCTGGAGCGTCAGCAGCGCATGAACGAAGACGTCCTCCGCATCCTGACCCTCAAGGTCGAGGCGCATGAGGAAGGCCAGTCTGCCATGCTGCAGAAGCGCGATCGTGACGATGGCGACCGTGGCGGCCGCTTCGGCGACCGTGGCGACCGTCCGCGTGGCGGCTTCGGTGGTGGCGGCGGCGGCTTCCGTGGCGACCGTGAAGGCGGCGCCGGCGGCGGTTTCCGTGGCGAGCGCCGTCCGCGCTCGGATGAGTCTGAAGGAGCGGCTGAATAA
- the purF gene encoding amidophosphoribosyltransferase, with translation MDDFSMLPAPADDDHFHEECGVFGVFGHDDAAALTALGLHALQHRGQEAAGIAAHDGRQFSIERHMGLVGDNFTRKAVIDRLPGRRAIGHNRYATTGGVGLRNVQPMFAEFAGGGFAVAHNGNLTNAMTLKRELQRRGSLFQSTSDTETIIHLIATSIHGQLLDRFIDAIRRIEGAYSLVALSEKKMMGCRDPLGVRPLVLGKLENAHILASETCALDIIGADYVRDIDPGEVVIITDEGIESFFPFERQRSRFCMFEYVYFARPDSSVDGRGVYHVRKRIGAELALESGIDADVIVPVPDSGVPAAIGYAEAARIPFDLGIIRNHYVGRTFIEPTDAIRHMGVKLKHNANMRVLEGKRVVLVDDSIVRGTTSMKIVQMVRDAGAAEVHMRIASPPTKDSCFYGVNTPEKSKLIASHMSVQEIADFIKADSLAFLSIDGLYRAVGEAQRNGDAPQFCDACFTGDYPTRLADFEDRGKVQPLKRLAEAS, from the coding sequence ATGGACGATTTTTCCATGCTGCCAGCTCCCGCTGACGATGATCACTTCCACGAGGAGTGTGGCGTGTTCGGCGTGTTCGGACACGACGATGCGGCCGCGCTGACCGCGCTCGGCCTGCACGCGCTCCAGCATCGCGGCCAGGAAGCCGCTGGCATCGCCGCCCATGACGGCCGCCAGTTTTCGATCGAGCGCCATATGGGCCTCGTCGGCGACAACTTCACCCGCAAGGCGGTGATCGACCGCCTGCCCGGCCGTCGCGCCATCGGCCACAACCGCTACGCCACGACCGGCGGCGTCGGCCTGCGCAACGTCCAGCCGATGTTCGCGGAATTCGCCGGCGGCGGCTTCGCCGTCGCGCATAACGGCAACCTGACCAATGCGATGACGCTGAAGCGCGAATTACAGCGCCGCGGCTCGCTGTTCCAGTCGACCTCCGACACCGAGACGATCATCCACCTGATCGCCACCTCGATCCACGGCCAGTTGCTCGACCGCTTCATCGACGCCATCCGCCGCATCGAAGGCGCCTATTCGCTCGTCGCCCTCTCCGAGAAGAAGATGATGGGCTGCCGCGATCCGCTCGGCGTTCGCCCGCTCGTGCTCGGCAAGCTCGAGAACGCGCATATCCTCGCCTCCGAAACCTGCGCGCTCGACATTATCGGCGCCGACTATGTCCGCGACATCGATCCCGGCGAAGTCGTCATCATCACCGATGAGGGCATCGAGAGCTTCTTCCCGTTCGAACGCCAGCGTTCGCGCTTCTGCATGTTCGAATATGTCTATTTCGCCCGTCCGGACTCGTCCGTCGACGGTCGCGGCGTCTATCACGTCCGCAAGCGCATCGGCGCGGAGCTAGCGCTGGAGAGTGGCATCGATGCCGACGTCATCGTGCCGGTGCCGGATTCCGGCGTTCCCGCCGCGATCGGCTATGCCGAGGCCGCCCGCATCCCGTTCGATCTCGGCATCATCCGCAACCACTATGTCGGCCGCACCTTCATCGAGCCGACCGACGCCATCCGCCATATGGGCGTGAAGCTGAAGCACAACGCCAATATGCGCGTGCTCGAAGGCAAGCGCGTCGTGCTGGTCGACGATTCGATCGTGCGCGGCACCACCTCGATGAAGATCGTGCAGATGGTCCGCGACGCCGGCGCCGCCGAGGTGCACATGCGCATCGCCAGCCCGCCGACCAAGGATTCCTGCTTCTATGGCGTCAACACGCCGGAGAAGTCGAAGCTGATCGCCTCGCATATGTCGGTCCAGGAAATCGCTGATTTCATCAAGGCCGACAGCCTCGCCTTCCTCTCGATCGACGGCCTCTACCGCGCCGTCGGCGAGGCGCAGCGCAATGGCGACGCGCCCCAGTTCTGCGATGCCTGCTTCACCGGCGACTACCCGACCCGGCTGGCCGATTTCGAAGATCGCGGCAAGGTTCAGCCGCTGAAGCGGCTGGCCGAAGCGAGCTGA
- the rplI gene encoding 50S ribosomal protein L9, producing the protein MDVILLERVAKLGQMGEVVHVKDGYARNFLLPQGKALRANEANKKRFEAEKVHLEARNLERKSDAEKVAEALNGQSFIVVRQAGETGQLYGSVSSRDVAELVTEAGFSVGRSQVVLEVPIKTIGLHDVVVALHPEVEATVTINVARSVDEAARQSKGEDLSAVQDDFELEPLPEGEGFAGVDDEEEI; encoded by the coding sequence ATGGACGTTATTCTGCTGGAGCGCGTCGCGAAGCTCGGCCAGATGGGCGAAGTCGTGCACGTCAAGGACGGCTACGCCCGTAACTTCCTGCTGCCGCAGGGCAAGGCGCTGCGCGCCAACGAAGCCAACAAGAAGCGCTTCGAGGCCGAGAAGGTTCACCTCGAGGCCCGCAACCTCGAGCGCAAGTCCGACGCCGAGAAGGTCGCCGAGGCCCTCAACGGCCAGTCGTTCATCGTCGTCCGCCAGGCCGGCGAGACCGGCCAGCTGTACGGTTCGGTTTCGAGCCGCGACGTTGCCGAGCTCGTCACCGAGGCCGGCTTCTCGGTCGGCCGCAGCCAGGTCGTGCTCGAAGTTCCGATCAAGACCATCGGCCTGCACGACGTCGTGGTCGCGCTGCATCCGGAAGTGGAAGCAACCGTCACGATCAACGTCGCCCGCAGCGTCGACGAAGCCGCCCGCCAGTCGAAGGGTGAAGACCTCTCGGCCGTCCAGGACGACTTCGAGCTCGAGCCGCTTCCGGAAGGCGAAGGCTTCGCCGGCGTCGACGACGAAGAAGAGATCTGA